In Actinomycetota bacterium, the sequence CGCACGGTCGCGTCGCGGCAGAGCACGTCGACGTTGCGCCCGTCCTCGAGAAGGGCGTTGCGCAGGAGCAGCACGGACACCGGGCGAAGTTACCCCGGTGGTACCGTCGTCAAGCCTCCCCGTCTCGCCGGCGGTGGAGTCCAACCCGGAGGTCCCGTGATGAAGGTCGGTGCGTTCTTCTTCGGAGGCGTCGAGATGGACGACGCGGGCGGAGGTCCGCCCCACCCGATGGACCGGCGCTACTCGAACGAGCAGGTGTGGAAGGCCACGTCCGAGTACGTCTCGTCGGCGATCGAGGCCGACCGGCTGGGGTTCGATTCGTTCTGGACGACCGAGCACCACTTCCAGTACGAGGGCTACGAGGTGATCCCCAACGGGCTCCTCGTCTCCGCGTGGATCGCCGCGCTCACCAAGCGGGTGCGACTCGGTGCGATGTTCAACGTCGTCCCTCAGTGGAACCCGTTGCGTCTCGCCGAGGACTTCGCCACCTTGCACAACCTGTCCGGCGGGCGGGGGCTGCTCGGCGTCGGACGCGGCACGGTGCCCCGCGAGGTGCTGCACCTGAACGACAAGGGCGTCTCGATCGGCTCCCACGACAACCCCGAGCAGGCAGCCGCCGACGAGCTCAACCGTGAGGTGTTCGAGGAGTCGATGGAGATCATCCGCCGGGCGCTCACGCAGGAGTCGTTCGAGTACTCGGGCAAGCACTTCCAGATCCCGATCCCGGGCATCCCCGACCGGGGAAGCACGGTGAAGGCGCTCAGCCTCGTGCCCCGTCCGCTGTACCCGTTCGAGATCTGGCAGGCGGTCACCAGCCCGCCGACGCTGTCGTACGTTCCCGTCGTCGGGCACTCGGCGGTGTTCTGGAACCAGCACCACAGCTTCATCAAGCGCTTCTGGGACACCTACGCCGAGAAGTACGCGGCCGCCCACGACGGACACGAGCTCGCCGCCCACGAGAAGCGCATGCTCGTGGTGTCGGTGCGCATCGAGGACACGTACGAGAAGGCCTACCGCAGCGCCCTACCGGGCCACGACGAGTTCTGGAAGTTCCTCGGTCCTTACGGGTGGAGCCGCGGGTACATGGGGGCCGACGGCTTGCCCGCCAAGCCAGGCCTGATCCCGACCCTCGACGAGTCGCTCGACAACAAGACGATCCTGATCGGCTCGCCCGAGCAGGTCGCCGAAGGCGTCGCCTTCTACCGCGAGCTGCTCGGCCTCGAGTACCTGACGATCTTCCCGCACATGCTCGGTGACCCGTACAAGAAGGCCGACGAGCAGATGGCCCGCTTCATGGAAGAGGTCGTCCCCCTCGTCGGCTGAGCCCCGCACCACTCACGGAAGTGCGATATCTCAAGACAGACGGGTGTCACCACATATCGCACTTCCGAGTCTGCGGCCGGCGTCACGACCGAAGTGCGATATCTGAAGACAAAAGGGTGTCACCACATATCGCACTTCCGGATCAGCGGCCGGCGCAGGAGCCGACGCGGGTGCGGGGGTCGGCGGCCCCGACGAGCATGCCGTCGTCGCGCACCTGGATCGCGTGCGCGTGGCCGAAGCCGCTGTCGAAGGGACCGGTGCGCTCCACCCCGTGCCCTCGAGCGCGCAGATCGTCCGGCCAGCCAGCAGACGCATGCCCCTCCACCTGCACCGTCGGCCCGCTCGCTGCGGTCCACGTGTCGAACCCGGTCACCGGGCCGCGCAGCACCCACCGCCCCGAGCCCACGGCATCGGCAGGCGAGCGACGGTGGGCGAAGAGCCGCGCCGCGACCTGCAACAGGATCTGGGGCTGCGCGTCGCCGCCCATCGTGCCGAAGACGGCCGCCAGCGAGCCGTCCGGACGGGTGGCGAGGGCTGGGCACAACGTGTGGGGCGGACGACGCCCGGGCGTCAGCTCGGCGGGATGACCTGGGACCAGGCTGAAACCCATGCCCCGGTTGTGCAAGTTGATGCCGGTGGTCGGCTCGACCAGCCACGATCCGAATCCAGCCGCGTTGGACTGGATCAACGAGACGCCCATGCGCTCGTCGTCGACCGCGCAGAGGTAGGTGGTGTCGCCGTCACCGGTCGGCACCGCGCGCCGCGACGCCCGGTGGAGGTCGATCTCGGCGCCGCGCGCACATGCCGCCGCGAGCAGTTGTGCGCCTTCGGCACGGTCGTGGAGCACAGCGGGGCGGTCCCGACCCGCCGCGGTGGCTGCCTCGACGAGCAGGTGCGCCCACTCGCCGTCGTCGGGGTCGTCGGGCAGGTCGAGCGCGTCCGCCAGCACCGCGCCGGCCAGGGTGAGGTAGCCCTGCGAGCCCGGCGGGGTCGTCCACAGCCGGTGCCCGAAAGCATCGGCGTGCAAGGGCTCCACCCATGACGCCTGCCGCGCGGCGAGGTCGGCCGGCGAGAAGTGCCCGCCGCCGAGGCCGAGCAGCCCCGCGCCGAACGGCCCCTCGTAGAACCCGGCGCGGCCGCTCTCCGCGATCGCCCGCAACGCGGCGGCGACGCCTGGTCGACGCACTCGCCCGCCGGGCCGGGTCGCCTGGGCGGACAGCTCGTGCAGCGCTTCCCGGCCGCGGTGGTCGACCATCGCGAGCGATGCGACGAGCAGCGGCGAGGCCGGGAAACCCTCCTCGGCCAGAGCGATCGCGGGCGCCAGCACCTCGCCGATCGGGAGCCGGCCGAATCGGTCGTGCAGCGCGGTCCAGCCGTCGACGCATCCGGGGACGGTGACGGCGCCGAGATGGTGCCGGAAGGGCACCTCGGCGAGACCCGCCGCTCGCAGATCGTCGGCGGTGGTACCGCTCGCCGCGCGTCCGCTGGAGTCCAGCGCGTCGACGGTCCCGCTGGTGTGCACGAGGGCGAACAGGTCACCGCCCATCCCGCACAGGTGAGGAGAGGTGACGGCCATGGCCGCGTTCGCCGCCACGGCGGCATCGACCGCGTTGGCGCCCCGCGCGAGCAGCTCCATACCCGCCTGCGTCGCGAGCCCGTCGGCGCTCGCCACCATGTGGCGGGGCGCTCGGGTAGACGTGAACGGAACCGATGGTGTGCTCACCGGGCGCAACCTACGCTGCGCCTGCGACCCCCATGCACGCTGCACTCGGCACCATCGTCGGACCTGCCCACGTCCTCACCGATCCCGACCTACGGGCCGGTTACGAGACGGATTGGACCAGGCGCTTCATCGGTCGCTGCGACGCGGTCGTGCGGCCCGGCTCGGTCGACGAGGTGGCCGCCGTGCTGCGGTGGTGCCAAGACCACGGCGTCGCCGTCACCACCCAGGGCGGCAACACTGGCCTGGTCGGCGGTGCTGTACCCGGCGACGGGGGGATCGTGCTGTCGACGCTCAGGCTCGACGCGATCGACCCCGTGGACGCCGTCGCCGGGCAGGTCACCGCGCAGGCCGGCGTCACCCTCGGTGCCCTCGGCGGAGCAGTGGCCGGCAGTGGGTGGGAGCCCGCTGTCGACCTCGGAGCGCGTGACTCGGCGACCATCGGGGGGATGGTGGCGACCAACGCCGGTGGCACTCGTGTGCTGCGCCACGGGATGATGCGCCGCAACGTGCTCGGCGTGCAGGCGGTGCTTGCCGACGGCACCGTGATCTCCCATCTGTCCGGGCTGGAGAAGGACAACACGGGCTTCGACCTCGCCGCGCTGCTCACCGGCAGCGAAGGCACGCTCGGCGTCGTCACCGCCGCGCGGCTGAGGTTGGTGCCCACCCTGACGAACTGCGTCGCGGTCTGGGTCGCCTGCGCATCGTGGGCCGACGCGGTCGAGCTGACCACAAAGCTCCGCCTGCAGGTGCCCGGGCTGGACGGGCTCGAGGCGGCAGACGGTGCGTCGCTCGACCTCGTCCACGACGCGCTGGGGCTGCCGGCGCTGTTCGACGAGACCCCTCCTGTCGCCGTGCTCGCCGTCTGGGCGGGTAACGGCGAGCCGCCTGAGGACGCGCTCGGCACGCTGCTCGCCGATCGGCACCAGGTCGCGGCCGGCGACACGCGAGGTGTGCGACGTCTGTGGGATCACCGCGACCGCATCACCGAAGCCATCGCCACGCGCGGCGTGCCCCACAAGCTCGACGTCACGCTGCCCCTGGTGCGCCTGGGAGCCTTCGCCGAGCGCGTCCACGAGGAGCTTCGCGGCCATCGGATCGACGCGGTCTACCTGTTCGGGCACCTCGGCGACGGCAACCTCCACGTCAACTTGCTCGGTCCGGCTGCCGACGACACGAGCTGCGACGAGGCGGTGCTGGCCCTGGTCGCCGAGCTCGGTGGCTCGATCAGCGCCGAGCACGGCATCGGCAGGGCCAAGAAGCGATGGCTGCACCTGGCCCGCAGCTCGGCCGAGATCGAGGTGTTCACCAGGCTGAAGCGGGCCTTCGACCCGGCGGGGATCCTCAACCCGGGTGTGCTGATCGACATCTAGCCGGCCCCGACCGCTCGGCTCAGCTCACCCACTCGCCGCGCGACACGAGCAGCTCCTTCAACACCGTCGGCCGGTCGGTCATGATCCCGCCGACACCGAGGTCGAGCAGGCGCTGCATCTCGGCCGCGTCGTCGATGGTCCACACGTGCACACCCACCCTGCTGCGGCGGGCGCGCTCCACCGTGCGCCGCGTGATCACGGTCAACCGACCCCGCCGTGGTGGCACCTGGGCCACGTCGGGCACCGCGGGCACCCGACCGGCCAGCCACTGCCCCACTTCCCGCGGGCTCATCGAGGTGCACGCGTCGGGGCCGAGCAGTCGCCGCAACCGCACCAGGCGCGGGTGCGAGAACGCGCCGACGCAGACGCGGCGCAGGCTGTCCGTGCGGCGCAGCACCTCGACGAGGGGCTCCACCGCGGCATCGGTCTTGCAGTCGATGTTCACCATCGCGTCCGGGAACGCCTCGAGCAGCTCGACGAGCAATGGGATCGGCTCCGCCCCGCCGACTCGGGCTTGCGCGACCTCTGCCCAGCGCAGCGCGCTGATGAACCCCTCGCGGCCGCACGTGCGGGCCAGGTCGTCGTCATGGAACGCCGCGACCACGCCGTCGGCGCTCACCTGGACGTCGGTCTCCAGGTAGCGGTAGCCGAGGGCTACGGCAGCGGCGAACGCCGGCATGGTGTTCTCCGGCCAGTCTCCGGCGCCGCCGCGGTGAGCGAAGGGGATCGGCCCGGGATGGTCGAGGAACGGGTGGCTGACCCGCCGCGCCGCGCGCATGGGCGCAAGTATCGTCCGCCCCATGGCCGATCTCAGAGCCCTGCCGCTGGCGGGGGAGCGATACACGTCGACTTCGACGATCACCGTCACCTCGCCCTACAACGGGGCGGTGCTCGGCGAGGTTCCCGCGTGCACCGCGGCCGACGTCGACCGCGCGGTGGCCGTCGCGAAGGCCGCTCTGGCCGCAGGCGCGATGCCGTTGTGGAAGCGCGCCGAGGTGCTCGACCGCGCCGCAGCGCGTCTCACCGAGCGCCGCGAGGAGTTCGCGCGCTTGATCGCCGCCGAAGCCGCGAAGCCGATCCGCACGGCGCGGGTCGAGGCCGAGCGCGCGGCAGGCACCTTCCAGTTCGCCGCGGCGGAGGCCCGCAAGCTCGGTGGCGAGATGATCCCGCTCGACGCCATCCCCGCCGGCGAGGGCAAGCTCGGCTTCACGTTGCGAGTGCCGATCGGCGTCGTCGGCGCGATCGCCCCGTTCAACTTCCCGCTCAACCTCGTCGTGCACAAGGTCGGCCCGGCGATCGCCGCCGGGTGCCCGGTGGTGCTGAAGCCCGCCTCGCAGACCCCGTTCAGCTCGATCGCTCTCGCGGAGATGCTCATCGACGAGTGCGGCCTGCCCGCCGATTGGCTGCACGTCGTCACCGGAGGCGGCTCGACGGTGGGCAACGCGCTGGTCGACCACGCCGACATCGCGCTGATCACCTTCACCGGCTCGCCCGAGGTGGGGTGGTCCATCCGGTCACGCGCGCCGCGCAAACGGGTCGGGCTCGAGCTCGGCAACAACGCGCCCGTGATCATCGAGGCCGACGGCGACTGGGCAGCAGCGGCGGCGAAGATCAGGACCGCCGGCTTCAGCCACGCCGGGCAGAGCTGCATCTCCAC encodes:
- a CDS encoding glycerophosphodiester phosphodiesterase, whose protein sequence is MRAARRVSHPFLDHPGPIPFAHRGGAGDWPENTMPAFAAAVALGYRYLETDVQVSADGVVAAFHDDDLARTCGREGFISALRWAEVAQARVGGAEPIPLLVELLEAFPDAMVNIDCKTDAAVEPLVEVLRRTDSLRRVCVGAFSHPRLVRLRRLLGPDACTSMSPREVGQWLAGRVPAVPDVAQVPPRRGRLTVITRRTVERARRSRVGVHVWTIDDAAEMQRLLDLGVGGIMTDRPTVLKELLVSRGEWVS
- a CDS encoding FAD-binding oxidoreductase; translated protein: MHAALGTIVGPAHVLTDPDLRAGYETDWTRRFIGRCDAVVRPGSVDEVAAVLRWCQDHGVAVTTQGGNTGLVGGAVPGDGGIVLSTLRLDAIDPVDAVAGQVTAQAGVTLGALGGAVAGSGWEPAVDLGARDSATIGGMVATNAGGTRVLRHGMMRRNVLGVQAVLADGTVISHLSGLEKDNTGFDLAALLTGSEGTLGVVTAARLRLVPTLTNCVAVWVACASWADAVELTTKLRLQVPGLDGLEAADGASLDLVHDALGLPALFDETPPVAVLAVWAGNGEPPEDALGTLLADRHQVAAGDTRGVRRLWDHRDRITEAIATRGVPHKLDVTLPLVRLGAFAERVHEELRGHRIDAVYLFGHLGDGNLHVNLLGPAADDTSCDEAVLALVAELGGSISAEHGIGRAKKRWLHLARSSAEIEVFTRLKRAFDPAGILNPGVLIDI
- a CDS encoding aldehyde dehydrogenase family protein yields the protein MADLRALPLAGERYTSTSTITVTSPYNGAVLGEVPACTAADVDRAVAVAKAALAAGAMPLWKRAEVLDRAAARLTERREEFARLIAAEAAKPIRTARVEAERAAGTFQFAAAEARKLGGEMIPLDAIPAGEGKLGFTLRVPIGVVGAIAPFNFPLNLVVHKVGPAIAAGCPVVLKPASQTPFSSIALAEMLIDECGLPADWLHVVTGGGSTVGNALVDHADIALITFTGSPEVGWSIRSRAPRKRVGLELGNNAPVIIEADGDWAAAAAKIRTAGFSHAGQSCISTQRVFVHRSVADDFTAALVEHVGTLVVGDPMDESTEVSALISTGERDRVHDWVVEAVAQGAHLACGGRLTADGVLEPTVLTNVTHEMKVCAKEVFGPVVAVATYDDVDDALALANDSEYGLQAGIFTSDVATALKAVRTLDFGGVLVNEVPTWRADQQPYGGLRDSGNTREGPAYSVKEMTEIRMVVLGP
- a CDS encoding gamma-glutamyltransferase; amino-acid sequence: MVASADGLATQAGMELLARGANAVDAAVAANAAMAVTSPHLCGMGGDLFALVHTSGTVDALDSSGRAASGTTADDLRAAGLAEVPFRHHLGAVTVPGCVDGWTALHDRFGRLPIGEVLAPAIALAEEGFPASPLLVASLAMVDHRGREALHELSAQATRPGGRVRRPGVAAALRAIAESGRAGFYEGPFGAGLLGLGGGHFSPADLAARQASWVEPLHADAFGHRLWTTPPGSQGYLTLAGAVLADALDLPDDPDDGEWAHLLVEAATAAGRDRPAVLHDRAEGAQLLAAACARGAEIDLHRASRRAVPTGDGDTTYLCAVDDERMGVSLIQSNAAGFGSWLVEPTTGINLHNRGMGFSLVPGHPAELTPGRRPPHTLCPALATRPDGSLAAVFGTMGGDAQPQILLQVAARLFAHRRSPADAVGSGRWVLRGPVTGFDTWTAASGPTVQVEGHASAGWPDDLRARGHGVERTGPFDSGFGHAHAIQVRDDGMLVGAADPRTRVGSCAGR
- a CDS encoding LLM class flavin-dependent oxidoreductase, with product MKVGAFFFGGVEMDDAGGGPPHPMDRRYSNEQVWKATSEYVSSAIEADRLGFDSFWTTEHHFQYEGYEVIPNGLLVSAWIAALTKRVRLGAMFNVVPQWNPLRLAEDFATLHNLSGGRGLLGVGRGTVPREVLHLNDKGVSIGSHDNPEQAAADELNREVFEESMEIIRRALTQESFEYSGKHFQIPIPGIPDRGSTVKALSLVPRPLYPFEIWQAVTSPPTLSYVPVVGHSAVFWNQHHSFIKRFWDTYAEKYAAAHDGHELAAHEKRMLVVSVRIEDTYEKAYRSALPGHDEFWKFLGPYGWSRGYMGADGLPAKPGLIPTLDESLDNKTILIGSPEQVAEGVAFYRELLGLEYLTIFPHMLGDPYKKADEQMARFMEEVVPLVG